A genomic stretch from Candidatus Neomarinimicrobiota bacterium includes:
- a CDS encoding cation transporter, whose product MRDLKSSPHVLVQVLHQQLIWLTGLLLIFAASFLFASWRMQSLIVRVAAGLILADLAAASAAFMGYRFAWQDLPMTNRTARFIRRELLVTFISSLILVGYGVRVALDIPGRFRNPVTVNPDTVFILTAAFLLINILSAWLMNKILNRGGFYLRLFSVITMTVGGFLLLKSPWKSWDPIIAIIMTLLFVAAIWNVFKSVAELLQRGVPTGIKLNKIVQELEKQVDVSTVSQARLSREDEGLQFTGKVTLNTSYDPDRGDAIRAYLNEKFGIHQAILELVFKGDKKSDNE is encoded by the coding sequence ATGAGAGATTTAAAATCTTCGCCCCATGTGCTGGTGCAGGTACTTCATCAGCAACTCATCTGGCTTACGGGATTACTCTTGATTTTTGCCGCATCCTTTCTCTTCGCCAGTTGGCGGATGCAAAGCCTGATTGTCCGGGTTGCCGCCGGATTGATTCTGGCTGATCTTGCCGCGGCTTCTGCAGCTTTTATGGGATACCGCTTTGCCTGGCAGGATCTGCCCATGACAAACCGGACAGCCCGTTTTATCCGCCGGGAATTGCTTGTGACCTTTATCAGCAGTCTGATTCTTGTAGGATATGGTGTCCGGGTTGCCCTGGATATACCCGGGCGATTCAGAAATCCCGTGACTGTGAATCCCGATACCGTGTTTATTCTGACGGCAGCCTTTCTTTTGATCAATATTTTAAGTGCCTGGCTGATGAATAAAATTCTAAACCGGGGCGGCTTTTATCTTCGCCTTTTTTCTGTGATAACCATGACTGTCGGTGGATTCCTCCTGTTGAAAAGCCCGTGGAAAAGCTGGGACCCCATTATCGCCATAATCATGACTCTCCTCTTCGTCGCGGCGATCTGGAATGTTTTCAAATCGGTAGCCGAACTTTTGCAGCGGGGGGTTCCTACAGGGATAAAGCTTAATAAAATAGTGCAGGAACTGGAAAAGCAGGTGGATGTAAGCACTGTTTCCCAGGCCCGGCTCTCCCGGGAAGACGAGGGTTTGCAATTTACTGGGAAAGTGACGCTGAACACATCCTATGATCCTGACAGGGGAGATGCCATCCGCGCCTACCTGAATGAAAAATTTGGTATTCACCAGGCAATTTTGGAACTCGTGTTTAAAGGCGACAAGAAATCCGATAACGAGTAA
- a CDS encoding bifunctional homocysteine S-methyltransferase/methylenetetrahydrofolate reductase, which yields MNSRDFLACIRDHVVLFDGAMGTMIYERGVYVNQCYDALNIQKPDLILGIHRDYADAGADVLTTNTFGANRFLLKKYGYEERTAEINRKGAELARQVAGGQLFVAGSMGPPPDRMEPLGKLTSREIREAYHEQAEALLQGGADILILETFSDLGMILEIIREIKRSFPQVPLIGQMTVDKEGRTSLGSTPEIFASEIVRAGADVVGTNCSLGPSKMLDVAERIFRISPIPVSAMPNAGVPQRVDGRNIYFSSPEYFSEYTRRFVQVGVRIVGGCCGTTPDFIRSMRNALKSIQPRKRIEITSLPPQHDENVDLIPTAKKSRLAEKMSRGEFVTTVEIVPPQGPNPQKAVEQSRILFEAGVDAINIPDGPRALSRMASSYLSLIIQQETGGEAIQHFTCRDRNLLGMVGDFLGAYAAGIRNILIITGDPPKMGTFPDASAVFDVDSIGLTRVASILNHGRDLGGNVLKKATGFFIGVGANPGAINPEEEIRRLEEKRDAGAEYIMTQPVFDPEIFLTFMDKIKHIKLPVIAGIWPLVSVRNAEFMNNEVPGANVPDWVMERLKRTRSKEEARETGLAIARETLRILKPHLQGAQISMPFGNVKYPLEVLKEVLS from the coding sequence CTGAACTCCCGGGATTTTTTAGCCTGTATCAGGGATCACGTAGTTTTATTTGATGGGGCTATGGGCACGATGATCTATGAACGGGGTGTGTATGTTAATCAATGTTATGATGCTTTAAACATACAGAAGCCGGATTTGATCCTGGGGATTCACCGGGATTATGCCGATGCCGGAGCAGATGTATTAACGACCAATACCTTTGGAGCGAACCGTTTTCTTCTGAAAAAATACGGCTATGAAGAACGAACGGCTGAAATCAACCGCAAAGGTGCTGAACTGGCCCGGCAGGTCGCTGGCGGACAACTTTTTGTCGCGGGTTCCATGGGACCGCCGCCTGACCGGATGGAGCCCCTGGGCAAACTGACATCCCGTGAAATCCGTGAAGCTTATCATGAGCAGGCGGAAGCCCTTTTGCAGGGCGGCGCGGATATTCTGATTCTGGAAACTTTTTCTGACCTGGGAATGATTCTTGAAATTATCCGGGAAATTAAAAGGTCTTTCCCCCAGGTGCCACTGATCGGTCAGATGACCGTGGATAAGGAGGGACGGACATCCCTGGGGAGCACACCGGAAATTTTCGCCTCGGAAATTGTCCGGGCCGGTGCCGATGTGGTGGGAACAAATTGCAGCCTGGGCCCCAGCAAGATGCTGGATGTGGCTGAACGGATCTTCCGGATTTCACCGATCCCTGTAAGCGCCATGCCCAATGCCGGGGTTCCCCAGCGTGTGGACGGCCGAAATATCTATTTTTCGTCTCCCGAGTATTTTAGCGAATATACCCGTCGATTTGTCCAGGTTGGAGTACGGATTGTGGGGGGATGTTGCGGAACCACTCCGGATTTTATTCGGAGCATGCGAAATGCCCTAAAGTCCATTCAGCCCCGGAAGCGCATCGAAATAACATCGCTCCCGCCTCAACATGATGAAAATGTGGATCTGATACCTACGGCAAAAAAATCCCGTCTGGCTGAAAAAATGAGCCGGGGTGAATTTGTCACGACAGTGGAAATTGTCCCTCCTCAGGGACCAAATCCTCAAAAGGCCGTCGAACAATCCCGGATTCTCTTTGAAGCCGGTGTTGATGCCATCAACATTCCTGACGGTCCCCGGGCTTTATCCCGCATGGCTTCCAGCTATCTTTCCCTGATTATTCAACAGGAAACAGGCGGCGAGGCAATCCAGCATTTTACCTGCCGGGACCGGAATTTATTAGGGATGGTTGGGGATTTCCTCGGGGCTTATGCCGCCGGAATCAGGAATATTCTCATCATTACGGGCGATCCGCCGAAAATGGGGACGTTCCCTGATGCTTCCGCTGTCTTCGATGTGGATTCCATCGGACTCACCCGGGTGGCTTCCATTCTGAATCATGGCCGGGATTTAGGCGGGAATGTCCTGAAGAAAGCAACAGGCTTTTTTATTGGTGTGGGGGCCAATCCGGGGGCGATCAATCCGGAGGAAGAAATCCGCCGCCTTGAGGAAAAACGGGATGCCGGTGCAGAATATATTATGACCCAACCTGTTTTTGATCCGGAAATTTTTCTCACATTTATGGATAAAATTAAACATATCAAACTCCCTGTTATCGCCGGTATATGGCCTCTGGTCAGTGTGAGGAATGCCGAGTTTATGAATAATGAAGTCCCCGGCGCTAATGTCCCCGATTGGGTTATGGAACGGCTGAAACGGACCCGCAGCAAGGAAGAGGCCCGGGAGACAGGCCTGGCCATAGCCCGGGAAACTCTGAGGATTCTAAAGCCCCACCTTCAGGGTGCCCAGATTTCCATGCCTTTTGGCAATGTGAAATATCCTCTGGAAGTGTTAAAGGAGGTTTTATCATGA